The following coding sequences lie in one Paracidovorax avenae genomic window:
- a CDS encoding PTS sugar transporter subunit IIA — protein MNRLASILPAAQVLVSVDATSKKRAFEEAGLLFESQHGLSRALITDSLFARERLGSTGLGHGVAIPHGRIKGLKAPMAAVFQLAHPIGFDAPDEQPVGLLIFLLVPEAATQKHLEILSEIAELLSDGPLRERIKASTDAVELHGLIAGWQSAQATA, from the coding sequence ATGAACCGTCTAGCTTCCATATTGCCGGCCGCTCAAGTGCTCGTGAGCGTCGATGCCACCAGCAAAAAGCGTGCTTTCGAGGAGGCGGGGCTGTTGTTCGAGAGCCAGCACGGCCTCTCTCGCGCGCTCATCACCGACAGCCTCTTTGCCCGGGAGCGCCTGGGTTCGACCGGGCTGGGCCACGGCGTCGCGATTCCCCATGGACGCATCAAGGGACTGAAGGCGCCCATGGCGGCTGTTTTCCAGCTGGCGCATCCCATCGGCTTCGACGCCCCCGACGAGCAGCCCGTGGGCCTGCTCATCTTCCTGCTCGTGCCGGAGGCAGCCACGCAGAAGCACCTGGAAATTCTCTCGGAGATCGCGGAGCTGCTGAGCGACGGTCCGCTGCGCGAGCGCATCAAGGCCTCCACCGACGCAGTCGAACTCCACGGGCTCATCGCCGGCTGGCAATCCGCCCAGGCCACCGCGTGA
- the hpf gene encoding ribosome hibernation-promoting factor, HPF/YfiA family: MNLTISGHHLEVTPALRSYVTGKLDRISRHFDQVVDVKVLLTVEKQKEKEKRQRAECNVHVKGNDLFAESSHSDLYAAVDELVDKLDRQVVRHKDRLQDHHCAIKRAQPA; this comes from the coding sequence ATGAATCTGACGATCAGCGGCCACCACCTCGAGGTCACCCCCGCTCTGCGCAGCTATGTGACGGGCAAGCTGGACCGGATCAGCCGGCACTTCGACCAGGTGGTTGACGTGAAGGTGCTTCTCACCGTCGAAAAGCAGAAGGAGAAGGAGAAGCGCCAGCGCGCTGAATGCAATGTGCATGTCAAGGGCAATGACCTGTTCGCGGAGAGTTCGCATTCCGACCTCTACGCGGCGGTGGACGAGCTGGTGGACAAGCTCGACCGGCAGGTCGTGCGCCACAAGGACCGCCTGCAGGACCACCACTGCGCCATCAAGCGGGCGCAGCCAGCGTGA
- a CDS encoding phosphoribosylaminoimidazolesuccinocarboxamide synthase — translation MTLPSPSALHTSSLASLPLLARGKVRDNYAVGDDRILMVASDRISAFDVIMGEPIPGKGELLTKMALFWFDKLGHLCPNHLTGDAPESVVSPEEAAQVRGRSMLVQRLRPIPVEAVVRGYLAGSGWKEYQATRSVCGVQLPEGLTNASRLPQPIYTPAAKAAVGEHDENITFERTVEMVGIDLATKIRDTSIALYEAAAAIALEKGMIIADTKFEFGLAPDGTLVLMDEVLTPDSSRYWPVEGYEAALAAGENPPSYDKQFVRDWLEQAQVNGAPWNKSAPAPRLPREVIEKTAAKYREALERLTGGQ, via the coding sequence ATGACCCTGCCCAGCCCTTCCGCCCTGCACACCTCGTCCCTGGCTTCGCTGCCGCTGCTCGCACGCGGCAAGGTGCGCGACAACTACGCCGTGGGTGACGACCGCATCCTCATGGTGGCGAGCGACCGGATCTCGGCCTTCGACGTCATCATGGGCGAGCCGATCCCGGGCAAGGGCGAGCTGCTGACGAAGATGGCGCTGTTCTGGTTCGACAAGCTCGGCCACCTCTGCCCCAACCACCTGACGGGCGATGCGCCGGAAAGCGTGGTGTCGCCCGAGGAAGCCGCGCAGGTGCGCGGCCGCTCCATGCTCGTGCAGCGGCTGCGCCCGATCCCCGTGGAGGCCGTGGTGCGCGGCTATCTCGCGGGCAGCGGCTGGAAGGAGTACCAGGCCACGCGCTCGGTCTGCGGCGTGCAGCTGCCCGAAGGGCTGACGAATGCGTCGCGCCTGCCGCAGCCCATCTACACGCCGGCCGCCAAGGCCGCCGTGGGCGAGCACGACGAGAACATCACGTTCGAGCGCACCGTGGAAATGGTGGGCATCGACCTGGCCACGAAGATCCGCGACACGAGCATCGCGCTGTACGAGGCCGCAGCCGCCATCGCGCTGGAAAAGGGCATGATCATTGCCGACACCAAGTTCGAGTTCGGCCTGGCTCCCGACGGCACCCTGGTACTGATGGACGAGGTACTCACCCCCGACAGCTCGCGCTACTGGCCCGTGGAAGGCTACGAGGCGGCCCTGGCCGCCGGAGAGAATCCGCCCAGCTACGACAAGCAGTTCGTGCGCGACTGGCTGGAGCAGGCCCAGGTGAACGGCGCCCCATGGAACAAGTCCGCACCGGCACCGCGCCTGCCCCGCGAAGTCATTGAGAAGACGGCAGCGAAGTACCGCGAAGCCCTGGAGCGCCTCACCGGCGGCCAGTGA
- a CDS encoding META domain-containing protein, with protein sequence MWWHSRRVRWLAVAVLATCATGCGILPPPPDAVVTGVAYSRQRFFIPSGGAFEVVVLDVTDADAPPVIVGRQTLEEFERLPVALRIPYRSAQVVPDRRYVVRAMVSVNGIAWMASEGVNPLQRDPAYRHVDVLLQPLPRNAATEQAAVPLAQTYWKLTEVDGMVVPPAPAGRPQAHLAVQPQEGRITGSGGCNPFIATYEMSGGDLRIGSIDAGLRLCFDTGLAEGLFLEALRAAEHYRIEGRQLVLARADGPGREKILLRFEAPELRLK encoded by the coding sequence ATGTGGTGGCATTCCCGCCGCGTGCGCTGGCTCGCGGTGGCCGTGCTGGCGACGTGCGCCACGGGCTGCGGCATCCTGCCCCCGCCACCCGATGCCGTGGTGACGGGCGTGGCCTATTCCCGGCAGCGCTTCTTCATCCCGTCGGGCGGAGCGTTCGAGGTGGTCGTCCTGGACGTGACCGATGCGGATGCGCCGCCTGTCATCGTCGGACGCCAGACCCTGGAAGAGTTCGAGCGGCTTCCGGTGGCGCTGCGCATCCCTTACCGCTCTGCGCAGGTGGTGCCCGACCGGCGGTACGTCGTCCGCGCCATGGTGTCGGTGAACGGCATCGCCTGGATGGCGAGCGAAGGGGTGAATCCGCTGCAGCGCGACCCCGCGTACCGCCATGTGGATGTGCTGCTGCAGCCGCTGCCGCGCAATGCAGCCACTGAACAGGCCGCGGTACCGCTCGCGCAAACCTACTGGAAGCTCACGGAAGTGGATGGAATGGTGGTCCCGCCCGCCCCGGCCGGGCGGCCGCAGGCGCACCTGGCCGTGCAGCCCCAGGAAGGGCGGATCACGGGATCCGGTGGCTGCAATCCCTTCATCGCCACCTACGAAATGTCCGGGGGCGACCTGCGCATCGGTTCCATCGACGCGGGGTTGCGGCTGTGCTTCGATACCGGGCTGGCCGAAGGGCTGTTCCTCGAGGCGCTGCGCGCCGCGGAGCATTACCGCATCGAGGGTCGCCAGCTTGTACTGGCCCGGGCCGATGGGCCGGGCAGGGAAAAGATCCTGCTGCGCTTCGAGGCCCCCGAGCTGCGCCTGAAGTGA
- the trxA gene encoding thioredoxin, which produces MIDVTVENFEAEVIAASMEVPVLVDFWAPWCGPCKSLGPILEKLETEYAGRFKLVKIDSDQEQQIAGMFGIRSIPTCVLMVNGQPVDGFMGAQPEGQVRAFLDKHVPSADELLAEAEEEAAQEALEDGDTDTALEKLQHAVATDPANDDARFDYVKLLLQLGRVDDAKVAFAPVIAKAAGSRRLGALKVWMDAIDATEDARDDAAAEAAFAQKIGANKRDFDARFERARRLIARQRWTDAMDELLEILMRDKAWNDEAARKTYVAVLEIIEPPRVKVAEGQIPPEDPVVATYRRRLSSVVLS; this is translated from the coding sequence ATGATCGACGTCACCGTAGAGAATTTCGAAGCCGAGGTCATCGCCGCCTCGATGGAAGTGCCCGTCCTGGTGGACTTCTGGGCCCCCTGGTGCGGCCCCTGCAAGTCGCTCGGCCCCATCCTCGAGAAGCTGGAAACCGAGTACGCGGGCCGCTTCAAGCTCGTGAAGATCGATTCCGACCAGGAGCAGCAGATCGCCGGCATGTTCGGCATCCGCAGCATTCCCACCTGCGTGCTGATGGTGAACGGCCAGCCCGTGGACGGCTTCATGGGCGCGCAGCCCGAGGGGCAGGTCCGCGCCTTCCTCGACAAGCACGTGCCCAGCGCCGATGAGTTGCTGGCCGAGGCCGAGGAGGAGGCTGCCCAGGAGGCGCTGGAGGATGGCGATACCGACACCGCCCTCGAGAAGCTCCAGCATGCCGTCGCCACCGACCCTGCGAACGACGACGCGCGCTTCGACTACGTGAAGCTGCTGCTGCAGCTCGGACGCGTGGACGATGCCAAGGTCGCCTTCGCGCCCGTCATCGCCAAGGCCGCCGGCTCGCGCCGGCTCGGCGCGCTGAAGGTGTGGATGGACGCGATCGACGCCACCGAGGACGCCCGGGACGATGCCGCCGCGGAGGCCGCCTTCGCGCAGAAGATCGGCGCCAACAAGCGGGACTTCGATGCGCGCTTCGAGCGTGCCCGCCGGCTCATCGCCCGGCAGCGCTGGACGGACGCCATGGACGAGCTGCTCGAAATCCTCATGCGCGACAAGGCCTGGAACGACGAAGCCGCGCGCAAGACCTACGTTGCCGTCCTCGAGATCATCGAGCCCCCCCGCGTGAAGGTCGCCGAAGGGCAGATCCCCCCGGAAGATCCGGTCGTGGCCACCTACCGGCGCCGCCTCTCCAGCGTGGTGCTGAGTTGA
- the purE gene encoding 5-(carboxyamino)imidazole ribonucleotide mutase — protein sequence MKPIQIGVVMGSSSDWETMQHAVQILQQFDIAHEARVVSAHRMPDDMFAYAESAAQRGLKAIIAGAGGAAHLPGMLAAKTTVPVLGVPVASRHLQGVDSLHSIVQMPKGIPVATFAIGTAGAANAALFAVALLANENPALRERLEAFRREQTAAARAMALPVEAA from the coding sequence ATGAAACCCATCCAGATCGGCGTGGTCATGGGCTCCAGCAGCGACTGGGAGACCATGCAGCACGCAGTGCAGATTCTCCAGCAATTCGACATCGCCCACGAAGCACGCGTGGTCTCGGCGCACCGGATGCCCGACGACATGTTCGCCTATGCCGAGTCGGCGGCGCAGCGTGGCCTGAAGGCGATCATCGCCGGAGCGGGGGGCGCGGCCCACCTGCCGGGCATGCTGGCGGCCAAGACCACCGTGCCCGTGCTGGGCGTGCCGGTGGCCAGCCGGCACCTGCAGGGCGTCGATTCGCTGCACAGCATCGTGCAGATGCCCAAGGGCATCCCCGTGGCCACCTTCGCGATCGGCACGGCCGGCGCAGCCAATGCGGCCCTGTTCGCCGTCGCCCTGCTGGCGAACGAGAACCCGGCACTGCGCGAACGGCTGGAGGCATTCCGCCGGGAGCAGACCGCGGCGGCCCGCGCGATGGCGCTTCCGGTCGAAGCGGCATGA
- a CDS encoding 5-(carboxyamino)imidazole ribonucleotide synthase, with product MTMPGSTQHPILPGATLGVLGGGQLGRMFAHAAQAMGYFTAVLDPDAESPAGRISHHHIRTAYEDPDGLARLAALSDAVTTEFENVPAQALRMLGAERPVAPAADAVAIAQDRAREKAHFVQCGVPCAPYAVIETPGQLEGVPAALLPGILKTARLGYDGKGQARVATREELASAWEAMGRVPCVLEKRLPLAFECSVIVARGHDGACVHLPVQRNLHRDGILAVTEVHADNVPEPVARQAVAAARSVAEGLGYTGVLCVEFFVLEDGSLVVNEIAPRPHNSGHYSQNACDVSQFELQVRAMARLPLVQPRQHSAAVMLNLLGDLWFARGAAASTPDWAAVLALPGTHLHLYGKAEAKPGRKMGHLNVTAPTAEAARATALQAAALLGIAAF from the coding sequence ATGACGATGCCCGGCTCCACGCAGCACCCCATCCTTCCCGGCGCCACCCTCGGTGTGCTGGGCGGCGGCCAGCTGGGCCGCATGTTCGCGCATGCAGCCCAGGCCATGGGCTACTTCACGGCGGTCCTGGACCCCGACGCCGAAAGCCCTGCCGGCCGCATCAGCCACCACCACATCCGGACGGCCTATGAAGATCCGGACGGACTGGCGCGCCTGGCAGCCCTGTCGGACGCCGTCACCACGGAGTTCGAGAACGTGCCGGCGCAGGCGCTGCGCATGCTCGGCGCTGAGCGCCCCGTGGCGCCCGCGGCCGACGCCGTGGCGATCGCCCAGGATCGCGCGCGGGAGAAGGCGCATTTCGTGCAGTGCGGCGTGCCGTGCGCACCCTACGCCGTGATCGAGACGCCGGGGCAGCTGGAGGGCGTGCCGGCCGCGCTGCTGCCGGGCATCCTCAAGACCGCCCGCCTCGGGTATGACGGCAAGGGACAGGCCCGGGTGGCCACCCGCGAGGAGCTCGCATCCGCGTGGGAGGCGATGGGCCGCGTGCCCTGCGTGCTGGAAAAACGCCTGCCGCTGGCTTTCGAGTGCTCGGTGATCGTGGCGCGCGGCCATGACGGCGCGTGCGTCCACCTGCCGGTGCAGCGCAACCTGCACCGCGACGGCATCCTGGCGGTGACCGAAGTGCATGCGGACAACGTGCCTGAGCCGGTCGCACGGCAGGCCGTCGCCGCGGCCCGGTCCGTCGCGGAGGGGCTGGGCTACACGGGCGTGCTGTGCGTGGAATTCTTCGTCCTCGAAGACGGCTCCCTGGTGGTCAACGAGATCGCCCCCCGGCCCCACAACAGCGGCCACTACAGCCAGAACGCCTGCGATGTATCGCAATTCGAACTGCAGGTGCGTGCCATGGCGCGGCTGCCGCTGGTGCAGCCGCGCCAGCACAGCGCCGCCGTGATGCTGAACCTGCTGGGCGATCTCTGGTTCGCCCGCGGAGCAGCGGCCAGCACGCCCGACTGGGCCGCCGTGCTGGCCCTGCCGGGCACCCACCTGCACCTGTACGGCAAGGCCGAGGCCAAGCCGGGCCGCAAGATGGGCCACCTGAACGTCACCGCGCCCACCGCGGAGGCCGCGCGCGCCACGGCGCTGCAGGCGGCCGCGCTGCTGGGCATCGCTGCCTTCTGA
- a CDS encoding L-threonylcarbamoyladenylate synthase: protein MILDGRLPSSIDAAARALRAGQLLGLPTETVYGLAADAASDAAVAQIFEAKGRPSDHPLIVHVAGPEGIPHFAASVPPFAEALVRAFWPGPLTLILPRLPDRAAAAAGGQDSVGLRCPAHPVAQAVLKACASDDPVLGGQPVHGVAAPSANRFGRVSPTTAQHVQDEFGEDLLVLDGGPCAVGIESTIIDCTRGVPVLLRPGAITRAEIAAACGLSPLSKEELPSHTPRASGTLEAHYAPSAKVRLMDAKALRAGLELLGADARHLAVYARDPLRSPSSGVVLRRMPEDAAAAAQELFAALRDFDDVGVKLIWVETPPDTPDWEGVRDRLQRAAAA from the coding sequence ATGATCCTCGACGGCCGGCTCCCCTCCTCCATCGATGCGGCAGCCCGGGCGCTGCGGGCCGGCCAACTGCTGGGCCTGCCCACGGAAACCGTGTACGGGCTCGCGGCGGATGCCGCCAGCGACGCCGCCGTGGCGCAGATTTTCGAGGCCAAGGGCCGCCCGAGCGACCACCCGCTGATCGTGCACGTGGCGGGGCCCGAAGGCATACCGCACTTCGCCGCGTCCGTTCCACCCTTCGCCGAGGCCCTGGTGCGGGCCTTCTGGCCCGGGCCCCTGACATTGATCCTCCCGCGCCTGCCGGACAGGGCTGCCGCGGCGGCCGGCGGCCAGGACAGCGTGGGCCTGCGCTGCCCGGCGCACCCGGTGGCGCAGGCCGTGCTCAAGGCCTGCGCATCGGATGATCCGGTGCTGGGCGGCCAGCCGGTGCATGGCGTGGCGGCGCCCAGCGCCAACCGCTTCGGCCGGGTGAGCCCCACCACCGCGCAGCATGTGCAGGACGAGTTCGGGGAGGACCTGCTGGTCCTCGACGGAGGGCCGTGCGCGGTGGGCATCGAATCGACCATCATCGACTGCACGCGCGGCGTGCCGGTGCTGCTGCGCCCGGGGGCCATCACCCGCGCCGAGATCGCCGCGGCCTGCGGACTGTCCCCCCTGTCGAAGGAGGAACTGCCGTCACATACGCCTCGGGCATCCGGCACGCTGGAAGCGCACTACGCGCCCAGTGCCAAGGTACGGCTCATGGACGCCAAGGCACTGCGCGCCGGGCTGGAACTGCTGGGCGCCGACGCGCGCCATCTGGCGGTGTACGCGCGCGACCCTCTTCGTTCGCCCTCGTCCGGCGTGGTGCTGCGCCGCATGCCGGAAGACGCCGCGGCCGCGGCCCAGGAACTTTTCGCGGCCCTGCGGGACTTCGATGACGTCGGTGTGAAACTCATCTGGGTGGAAACACCGCCGGACACACCGGACTGGGAAGGCGTGAGGGACCGCCTGCAACGGGCAGCCGCCGCCTGA
- a CDS encoding SGNH/GDSL hydrolase family protein: MAANWMRRSFLIAACASAALVAACGSSTTESALSPDRIITFGDAFTDVGQNGALYTVNDSSTNNWTLQIANNYGGTLRPSSAGGTAYAQGNARVTASTDAAGGSAPSITQQITTFLASNTLGDSNLVLMNGGISDLIAGMSAVTAGTMTNDQFLSAAATAGSDLAAQVRRLSNAGAKHVVVIGTYDLGKSPWAVALGQQSLLSTASTRFNQSLLVNIEDLGKTVLYVDLEYYGNLFTGSPSGYNFTNTDTPVCTSVASGNDIGIGTGQVSSLRCSGSTLVSGADQNRYVFADSIYMTPSAHRQFGTYAYDRLRARW; the protein is encoded by the coding sequence ATGGCAGCAAATTGGATGCGCCGCTCCTTCCTGATCGCCGCCTGTGCATCGGCGGCGCTCGTGGCAGCCTGCGGTTCCAGCACCACGGAGTCGGCGCTTTCGCCCGATCGCATCATCACCTTCGGCGATGCCTTCACCGACGTTGGCCAGAACGGTGCCCTCTATACCGTGAATGACAGCTCCACCAACAACTGGACGCTGCAGATCGCCAACAATTACGGGGGCACGCTCAGGCCCTCCTCGGCGGGCGGCACGGCCTACGCCCAGGGCAATGCCCGGGTGACGGCATCCACCGATGCCGCGGGTGGCTCGGCGCCTTCCATCACCCAGCAGATCACCACGTTCCTGGCATCCAATACGCTGGGCGACAGCAACCTCGTGCTCATGAACGGCGGCATCAGCGACCTCATCGCCGGCATGTCGGCCGTGACTGCCGGCACGATGACGAACGACCAGTTCCTCTCGGCGGCGGCTACCGCCGGCAGCGATCTCGCCGCCCAGGTGCGCCGCCTGTCGAACGCGGGCGCCAAGCACGTCGTGGTGATCGGTACCTACGACCTCGGCAAGAGCCCCTGGGCCGTGGCGCTGGGCCAGCAGAGCCTGCTGAGCACCGCGAGCACGCGGTTCAACCAGTCCCTGCTCGTGAACATCGAGGACCTGGGCAAGACCGTGCTCTACGTGGACCTGGAGTACTACGGCAACCTGTTCACGGGCTCCCCGAGCGGATACAACTTCACCAACACGGACACCCCCGTGTGCACGTCGGTCGCCTCGGGCAACGACATCGGCATCGGCACGGGCCAGGTGAGCTCCCTGCGCTGCAGCGGGTCCACCCTGGTGAGCGGCGCGGACCAGAACCGCTACGTGTTCGCCGACAGCATCTACATGACGCCTTCCGCCCACCGCCAGTTCGGCACCTACGCCTACGACCGCCTGCGCGCCCGCTGGTGA
- a CDS encoding OmpW family protein, giving the protein MARFLSSLPSSATLAAGALALLACSGASAQVAGTWSVRLGATHISPQVKSGNLSAPAFPNTQVDVGSDTAFTGGINYMVTDNWAVDVPFGMPFKHEFQGAGAIGGVGKVGETKVLPATVFAQYRFGEAKSAFRPYVGLGVTYAKFFKERTTATLNGLTGGTPANPTTASIDDKWGITPQIGFVWNINDKWFVDAAYYKSFLKTKTHLSSGQTIDIRLNPNVFAVGIGYRF; this is encoded by the coding sequence ATGGCTCGATTCCTCTCATCCCTTCCTTCCTCCGCCACGCTGGCCGCCGGCGCACTGGCGCTGCTCGCCTGCTCCGGTGCCTCGGCGCAGGTCGCAGGCACCTGGAGCGTACGCCTGGGTGCCACGCACATCTCGCCCCAGGTCAAGAGCGGCAACCTGTCCGCTCCGGCCTTCCCCAACACCCAGGTGGACGTGGGCTCGGATACCGCATTCACGGGCGGCATCAATTACATGGTGACCGACAACTGGGCGGTGGATGTGCCGTTCGGCATGCCGTTCAAGCATGAATTCCAGGGCGCCGGGGCGATTGGCGGCGTAGGCAAGGTCGGCGAAACCAAGGTGCTTCCCGCCACCGTGTTCGCGCAGTACCGCTTCGGCGAGGCCAAGTCCGCTTTCCGCCCCTACGTGGGGCTGGGCGTGACCTACGCCAAGTTCTTCAAGGAGCGCACCACTGCCACGCTGAACGGCCTCACGGGCGGCACGCCCGCCAATCCCACGACGGCGTCCATCGACGACAAGTGGGGCATCACGCCGCAGATCGGCTTCGTCTGGAACATCAACGACAAGTGGTTCGTCGATGCGGCCTACTACAAGAGCTTCCTGAAGACCAAGACGCATCTTTCCAGTGGGCAGACCATCGACATCCGCCTGAACCCCAACGTCTTCGCCGTGGGCATCGGTTACCGGTTCTGA